A segment of the Echinicola strongylocentroti genome:
TAGTGCTTTGCGAATTATTATTTCTCTACAATTTAACCCGGATTATGCATTAGGAATCGTAGTGAGAGCTGAAATTGCAAGAAAATCAGTTAGTTTGGAGGCATTAGCCTAGCACCGCTACGGTTATGCCGAAAACTAAAGTGAAACGGCTGATTTTGAAGCAGTTTAAGGTCGCAACACCTGTGCGCCGTGGCGTAGATAGGCTAATGCATATTCCGGGTTTAACCAAGAAGAAAGTGTCCTCCATATAAAAAAACAGCGCAAATCACATTGATCTGCGTCACCTGCGGTCTATCAGAACCAACCATAAGCCCCTAACTTTTTCGCTTAAACCGTTTTTGGGATACAGGTGTATGCTCATGGCAACACTGAGAATAGATAAACTATGACACAGGAGGAAGTAATAGACAAATTGGCTCTGCGTATCAAAACACCGCTTCCAGGAAAGGCAGGCCAGATCAAGATGGCTCCGAAGCCTATGGATGAAGCCCGATTTGCACAGGAGCAAATCGACAATGCACGCATAGGCGCTGTCCTTATCCTGCTCTATCCCAATGGGAAAGACTGTATGGTGCCTTTTATCAAACGTCCTGATTATGATGGGACCCACGGAGGACAAGTTTCGCTTCCCGGTGGAAAAAAAGAACCTACGGATGCCAACCTTGAGGAAACGGCTTTGCGGGAGACAGAAGAGGAAATCGGTGTACCCGCCACTAAGGTAAAACTACTGGGCAAGCTCTCTAGGCTTTACATTCCACCAAGTAATTTTCTGGTAACACCTTTTGTTGGCTACGTAGACGAATTGCCCCTATTCACTCCTGACCCAAGAGAAGTGGCCAGAATTATCCATTGTGATTTTAAGACGTTGGTGGACAATAGGATACGTAAGGAAACGACCATAAAGGTACGGGGAGATTTTATGCTTCAGGCACCGTATTTTGACATTGACAAGGAAGTGGTCTGGGGTGCCACAGCCATGATCTTAGCTGAATTGATGATGATCTGGGAAAAGAAAATCAATGACTTTAACTAGAAGGAGAAAAGAAAATCCATAGGATACTTATTGGCGGGTATTTTTTTTTATAATGGGTTTTATTTCTTTTGTATTACCTTTCGCTTTATTAAGAATAATATTTCATGCAGGAAGCCACTCCCTTGATCACCAATGATGCCGTAGTACTGGGTATATTGATAAGTATTTTAGCTGTTGTTTTTGGAACTGCAGCAAGCAAGCATCCTTTTTGGCAAAAGTTCTATAGGGTGGTGCCTACGGTATTACTATGTTATTTTCTTCCCTCCATATTAAATACATTAGGGATTATCT
Coding sequences within it:
- a CDS encoding NUDIX hydrolase gives rise to the protein MTQEEVIDKLALRIKTPLPGKAGQIKMAPKPMDEARFAQEQIDNARIGAVLILLYPNGKDCMVPFIKRPDYDGTHGGQVSLPGGKKEPTDANLEETALRETEEEIGVPATKVKLLGKLSRLYIPPSNFLVTPFVGYVDELPLFTPDPREVARIIHCDFKTLVDNRIRKETTIKVRGDFMLQAPYFDIDKEVVWGATAMILAELMMIWEKKINDFN